The following are from one region of the Cloacibacterium sp. TD35 genome:
- a CDS encoding VPS10 domain-containing protein, producing MKISKIVLTTALLAFSFHHAQNLKLNPTSAEERWKGYEQRKKLEENSILKNLQFRNIGPTTMSGRVTDIDANPENPTEFYVAYASGGLWYTNNNGTTFTPIFDREAVMTIGDIYVDWKTKTIFIGTGESNSSRSSYSGMGIYKSTDQGKTWQNLGLKDTHHIGRIVVNPENNNEIWVAAVGHLYSPNAERGVYKTNDGGKTWKKTLSADQNSGAIDLAINPQNPKEVYATLWYKERKAWKFIESGASSGIFKSNDGGESWQKISTKDSGFPADENVGRIGLSIFPKNPNIIYAIVDNQKTRPVSAVKEEKTEKFLDKAKMQKITKEEFLALDDKTVNEYLDGERFPERYTSENLKKSLRENKITVKDIFNYTHNGNDDLFNIEIEGAEVYRSDDAGKSWRKTNEKNLDGLYYTYGYYFGQIWVSPTNPDKVIIAGVPILVSENGGKSFKSIDSQNVHADHHAIWFNPKNDNHFINGNDGGINISYDNGNSYIHCNSLPVSQFYSVDYDLEKPYNVYGGMQDNGVWFGPSSNKFDYKKGKFDNGDNFKFLLGGDGMQVRVDFRDNATIYTGFQFGNYFRINRKTNERKYLEVPREIGENPLRFNWEAPFQISRHNQDIVYFASQSVFRSMDKGETWQKISGDLTRNTKQENVPYSTLSTVEESPKKFGLIYAGSDDGLVNVTKDGGNSWQKIGDFPGFWVSMVQPSSFSESRVYLSLNAYREDDFRALLYISDDFGKTWKKIGEDLPSEPINVIREDHTNENLLFVGTDNGLYISLDRGKTFMSANNATLPNVAVHDLKVHHRDNELIVATHGRSIYIADVKKLQKLTPENLAKDLIVYDIENVNFKENWSKSYNNFTEIEKQNFPLEFYTKNAGNAFTKIINAQNETIKIINHSADKGFNTINYDLTVNATKKSKKADDGNVYITPGKYTVEISINGVTEKKSLEVKEKPKSKSKRVTEVPQGTMSPGEFKKWRREVGFKKQL from the coding sequence ATGAAAATTTCTAAAATTGTTTTAACTACTGCACTTCTTGCATTTTCTTTTCATCATGCGCAAAACCTTAAACTCAATCCTACTTCTGCAGAAGAACGCTGGAAAGGTTACGAACAAAGAAAAAAATTAGAAGAAAATTCTATTCTTAAAAACCTTCAATTCAGAAATATTGGCCCTACTACCATGAGTGGTAGAGTTACAGATATAGATGCCAATCCAGAAAATCCAACAGAATTTTATGTAGCGTATGCTTCCGGTGGATTGTGGTACACCAATAATAATGGAACTACCTTCACTCCTATTTTCGACAGAGAAGCCGTAATGACAATAGGTGATATTTACGTAGACTGGAAAACCAAAACCATATTCATAGGAACAGGCGAAAGCAATTCTTCTCGTTCTTCTTATTCGGGAATGGGCATTTATAAAAGTACAGACCAAGGAAAAACTTGGCAAAACCTAGGCTTAAAAGACACGCATCACATTGGAAGAATTGTGGTAAATCCCGAAAACAATAATGAAATCTGGGTTGCAGCAGTTGGTCATTTATATTCTCCAAACGCAGAAAGAGGTGTTTATAAAACCAATGACGGCGGTAAAACTTGGAAAAAAACACTTTCGGCTGACCAAAATTCTGGAGCAATTGATTTAGCAATTAATCCACAAAACCCAAAAGAAGTTTACGCTACACTTTGGTACAAAGAACGTAAAGCGTGGAAATTTATAGAAAGTGGAGCTTCATCTGGAATTTTCAAATCAAATGATGGTGGTGAATCTTGGCAAAAAATTTCTACTAAAGATTCTGGCTTTCCAGCAGATGAAAACGTAGGAAGAATAGGACTTTCCATTTTCCCAAAAAATCCAAATATCATTTATGCGATTGTTGATAATCAAAAAACAAGACCTGTTTCTGCCGTAAAAGAAGAAAAAACTGAAAAATTTTTGGACAAAGCCAAAATGCAAAAAATCACCAAAGAAGAATTCTTGGCTTTAGATGATAAAACGGTTAATGAATACCTTGACGGAGAACGTTTCCCTGAAAGATACACTTCAGAAAACCTTAAGAAATCGCTCAGAGAAAATAAAATCACGGTAAAAGATATTTTCAACTATACACACAACGGAAATGATGATTTATTCAACATAGAAATTGAAGGTGCAGAAGTTTACCGCTCTGATGATGCAGGAAAATCTTGGAGAAAAACCAACGAAAAAAATCTAGACGGTTTATATTATACTTATGGTTATTATTTCGGGCAAATTTGGGTTTCGCCTACTAATCCAGATAAAGTAATCATTGCAGGTGTTCCGATTTTAGTTTCAGAAAATGGAGGAAAATCATTCAAATCTATAGATTCACAGAATGTACATGCAGACCATCACGCGATTTGGTTTAACCCAAAAAATGACAATCATTTCATCAATGGAAATGACGGCGGAATCAATATTTCTTACGATAATGGAAATTCATACATTCATTGCAATTCTCTGCCCGTTTCACAGTTTTATTCTGTGGATTATGATTTAGAAAAACCTTACAATGTTTATGGCGGAATGCAAGATAACGGCGTTTGGTTTGGACCATCAAGCAATAAATTTGATTATAAAAAAGGGAAATTTGATAATGGCGATAACTTCAAATTTCTCCTAGGAGGAGACGGAATGCAAGTGCGTGTAGATTTCAGAGATAATGCCACTATTTATACTGGTTTTCAGTTCGGAAATTATTTCAGAATTAACAGAAAAACCAATGAAAGAAAATATCTAGAAGTTCCTAGAGAAATTGGTGAAAATCCGCTTCGTTTCAATTGGGAAGCTCCTTTTCAGATTTCTCGTCATAATCAAGACATCGTTTATTTTGCTTCGCAAAGTGTTTTCCGAAGTATGGACAAAGGCGAAACTTGGCAAAAAATTTCTGGAGATTTAACCAGAAATACCAAACAAGAAAATGTGCCTTATTCTACCCTTTCAACAGTTGAAGAAAGTCCGAAAAAATTCGGATTAATTTATGCAGGAAGTGATGATGGATTGGTTAATGTAACCAAAGACGGCGGAAATTCTTGGCAAAAAATAGGCGATTTTCCTGGATTTTGGGTTTCTATGGTTCAACCTTCTTCTTTCTCAGAATCTAGAGTGTATTTGAGTTTAAATGCATATAGAGAAGACGATTTCCGTGCATTGCTTTACATTTCTGATGATTTCGGGAAAACTTGGAAGAAAATTGGCGAAGATTTACCTTCAGAACCTATTAATGTCATCAGAGAAGACCATACTAACGAAAATCTTCTGTTTGTAGGAACCGATAACGGATTGTACATTTCTCTAGACCGAGGAAAAACGTTTATGTCTGCCAATAACGCTACTCTTCCTAATGTAGCTGTCCACGATTTAAAAGTTCATCACAGAGATAATGAATTAATTGTAGCAACTCACGGAAGAAGTATTTACATTGCCGATGTGAAGAAATTACAAAAATTAACGCCAGAAAATTTAGCTAAAGATTTAATCGTTTATGATATAGAAAACGTGAATTTCAAAGAAAATTGGAGCAAATCTTACAATAATTTCACTGAAATTGAAAAACAGAATTTCCCATTAGAATTTTACACTAAAAATGCTGGAAACGCTTTCACTAAAATAATCAATGCTCAAAATGAAACCATAAAAATCATTAATCATTCTGCTGACAAAGGATTTAATACCATCAATTATGATTTGACCGTAAATGCAACTAAAAAATCTAAAAAAGCAGATGATGGCAATGTTTACATCACGCCAGGAAAATACACGGTAGAAATTTCCATCAATGGAGTTACAGAAAAGAAATCGTTAGAAGTGAAAGAAAAACCAAAATCTAAAAGCAAAAGGGTAACCGAAGTTCCGCAAGGAACAATGTCTCCAGGAGAATTTAAAAAATGGAGAAGAGAAGTTGGTTTCAAAAAACAATTATAA
- a CDS encoding MFS transporter yields MRYITRSIWILSVISLLTDTASEMLYPIMPIYLKSIGFSIVLIGILEGVAEATAGLSKGYFGKKSDVSAKRVPFVQLGYALSAISKPMMAVFTFPIWIFFARTIDRIGKGVRTGARDALLSDEATSENKAKVFGFHRSMDTFGAVLGPSLALIYLYFYPENYKTLFLIAFIPGILAVIASYFLKEKKHDAEPEKRNVSFFSFLNYWKESSDEYRKLVVGLLVFTLFNSSDVFLLLKMKESGVSDQLLIIIYIFYNLIYALLAFPIGILADKLGLKRIFIFGLLVFSIVYFGMSFNRNYYVFFLLFFLYGVYASATEGISKAWITNISDKKDTATAIGTFSSFQSIFTMMASSLAGFIWYQFGAEITFITTGIVTVLVVFYFLTIVKVKN; encoded by the coding sequence GTGAGATACATCACCAGAAGTATTTGGATTTTATCGGTAATCAGTTTACTGACTGATACTGCAAGTGAAATGCTATATCCAATTATGCCAATTTATTTAAAATCTATTGGTTTTTCCATTGTTTTAATTGGTATTCTAGAAGGTGTTGCTGAAGCTACAGCAGGTTTAAGTAAAGGGTATTTTGGTAAAAAATCTGATGTTTCTGCCAAGAGAGTTCCTTTTGTGCAATTAGGGTACGCTCTAAGTGCTATTTCTAAACCGATGATGGCGGTTTTTACTTTCCCGATTTGGATATTTTTTGCAAGAACAATTGATAGAATAGGGAAAGGGGTGAGAACAGGTGCAAGAGATGCGCTTTTATCAGACGAAGCTACTTCAGAAAATAAAGCGAAGGTCTTTGGCTTTCATAGAAGCATGGATACATTTGGTGCTGTTTTAGGACCTAGTCTGGCGTTAATTTATCTTTATTTTTATCCGGAAAATTATAAGACACTTTTTTTGATTGCTTTTATTCCGGGAATTTTGGCAGTAATTGCTTCTTATTTTTTGAAAGAGAAAAAGCATGACGCAGAACCCGAGAAGAGAAATGTTTCTTTTTTTTCTTTTTTGAATTATTGGAAGGAGAGTAGTGATGAATACAGAAAATTGGTTGTGGGCTTATTGGTTTTTACATTATTCAACAGTTCTGATGTTTTTTTACTGCTAAAAATGAAAGAGTCTGGAGTTTCTGACCAATTGCTCATTATAATCTATATTTTTTATAATTTAATTTATGCTTTGTTGGCTTTCCCTATTGGTATTTTGGCGGATAAATTAGGTTTGAAAAGGATTTTTATTTTTGGTTTATTGGTTTTTTCAATAGTTTATTTTGGAATGAGTTTTAATAGGAATTACTATGTTTTTTTTCTATTATTTTTTCTGTATGGTGTTTATGCATCTGCCACAGAAGGAATTTCTAAAGCATGGATTACTAATATTTCAGATAAAAAAGATACGGCAACTGCTATAGGGACTTTTTCTTCATTTCAAAGTATTTTTACAATGATGGCAAGTTCTCTTGCAGGTTTTATTTGGTATCAATTTGGGGCAGAAATTACCTTTATTACAACAGGAATTGTAACTGTTTTGGTAGTTTTTTATTTTTTGACTATTGTGAAAGTAAAAAACTAA
- the rpe gene encoding ribulose-phosphate 3-epimerase — MKTKLIAPSVLSADFGNLQRDIEMINRSQADWFHVDVMDGRFVPNISFGFPVMKAIQEHAKKFVDVHLMIVEPDKYVEEFINYDADLVSVHYEACTHLHRTINLIQDKGAKAGVVLNPSTPVWVLEDIITEVDLVLLMSVNPGFGGQKFIENTYKKIRETKELILENNSTALIEIDGGVNTENAPKLFEAGADVLVAGNAVFASENPERTIELLKV, encoded by the coding sequence ATGAAAACAAAACTTATTGCACCTTCAGTTTTATCTGCAGATTTTGGGAATTTACAGCGTGATATAGAAATGATCAACCGCAGTCAAGCAGATTGGTTTCACGTAGACGTGATGGACGGAAGATTCGTTCCGAATATTTCTTTTGGCTTCCCAGTAATGAAAGCCATTCAGGAACACGCCAAAAAATTTGTAGATGTGCATCTTATGATTGTAGAACCAGATAAATATGTAGAAGAATTTATCAATTACGACGCAGACTTGGTTTCTGTACACTATGAAGCATGTACCCATCTTCACAGAACCATTAATTTGATTCAAGACAAAGGTGCAAAAGCCGGTGTAGTTCTCAATCCCTCTACTCCAGTTTGGGTATTAGAAGATATTATTACCGAAGTAGATTTGGTTTTATTAATGAGCGTAAATCCTGGTTTTGGTGGACAAAAATTTATAGAAAACACCTACAAGAAAATCAGAGAAACCAAAGAATTGATTCTGGAGAACAATTCTACAGCGCTCATCGAAATAGACGGCGGTGTAAATACCGAAAACGCTCCAAAACTCTTCGAAGCAGGTGCAGATGTTTTGGTGGCGGGAAATGCAGTTTTTGCCAGTGAAAATCCAGAAAGAACAATTGAACTGTTAAAAGTTTAA
- a CDS encoding metal-dependent transcriptional regulator, producing MNSLTEENYLKAIFHLLDSENQVTVNELSKFLQIKMPSVNSMMKKFADKNWVIYETYKPIRVTELGRKEAAIVVRKHRLTEMFLVEKMGFGWENVHEIAEQLEHVHSEDFFDKMDEILNFPKVDPHGEPIPDKDGVIITQNLKKLSECKINETIILTSVTISTDDFLNYLNQRNLALGVEILIKSIEKFDGSMQIAFSDRTEVLSKMVCEKLLVKK from the coding sequence ATGAATTCCCTTACCGAAGAAAACTATTTAAAAGCCATTTTCCACTTACTAGATTCTGAAAATCAGGTTACTGTAAATGAATTAAGCAAATTTTTACAAATAAAAATGCCTTCTGTAAACAGCATGATGAAAAAGTTTGCAGATAAAAATTGGGTAATTTATGAAACGTATAAACCAATAAGGGTAACAGAATTAGGCAGAAAAGAAGCCGCTATAGTTGTAAGAAAACACCGATTAACAGAAATGTTTTTAGTTGAAAAAATGGGATTCGGTTGGGAAAATGTACATGAAATTGCAGAACAACTAGAGCACGTACACTCTGAAGATTTTTTTGATAAGATGGATGAAATCCTGAATTTTCCAAAAGTAGATCCTCATGGCGAACCCATCCCAGATAAAGACGGTGTCATTATCACTCAAAATCTTAAAAAACTAAGTGAATGTAAAATAAATGAAACGATAATCCTCACTTCGGTTACTATTTCTACAGATGATTTCCTAAATTATCTGAATCAGAGAAATCTAGCTTTGGGTGTAGAAATTTTGATTAAAAGTATAGAAAAGTTTGATGGTTCTATGCAGATAGCGTTTTCAGATAGAACCGAGGTTTTAAGCAAAATGGTCTGCGAGAAACTTTTAGTAAAAAAATAA
- a CDS encoding sigma-70 family RNA polymerase sigma factor, with the protein MRQLKITKQVTNRETASLDKYLQEIGKVELITADEEVELAQRIRNGDRAALEKLIKANLRFVVSVSKQYQNQGLSLPDLINEGNLGLMKAAKRYDETRGFKFISYAVWWIRQSILQALAEQSRIVRLPLNKIGSINKINKAYAHLEQENERPPSPEELAEVLDMSEEDIKESMKNSGRHLSMDAPLVEGEDSNLYDVLRSGESPSPDKDLMLESLQIEIERALQTLTPREADLVRLYFGLNGKHPMTLEEIGETFDLTRERVRQIKEKAIKRLKHNSRSKILKSYLGK; encoded by the coding sequence ATGAGACAGTTAAAAATTACAAAACAGGTTACCAATAGAGAAACCGCTTCCCTTGACAAATATTTGCAAGAAATTGGTAAAGTAGAACTCATCACAGCAGACGAAGAAGTAGAACTAGCTCAAAGAATCCGTAACGGAGACAGAGCTGCTCTAGAAAAGTTGATTAAAGCCAACTTGCGTTTCGTGGTGTCTGTATCAAAACAATATCAAAACCAAGGATTATCTCTTCCTGACCTTATTAATGAAGGAAACCTTGGCCTAATGAAAGCTGCTAAAAGATATGACGAAACCAGAGGTTTCAAATTTATTTCTTATGCAGTTTGGTGGATTAGACAATCTATCTTACAAGCTCTTGCAGAGCAATCTAGAATTGTAAGATTACCTTTGAACAAAATTGGTTCAATCAATAAAATCAACAAAGCTTACGCACACTTAGAACAAGAAAACGAAAGACCACCTTCACCAGAAGAATTGGCAGAAGTTCTAGACATGAGCGAAGAAGATATTAAAGAATCTATGAAAAACTCTGGTCGTCACTTATCTATGGACGCACCATTAGTAGAAGGAGAAGATTCTAACTTATATGACGTTTTACGTTCTGGTGAATCACCAAGTCCAGATAAAGACTTAATGCTAGAATCTCTACAAATAGAGATTGAAAGAGCTTTACAAACGCTTACACCAAGAGAAGCAGATTTGGTAAGATTATATTTCGGTCTCAATGGAAAACATCCTATGACTTTAGAAGAAATAGGTGAAACTTTCGACTTAACGAGAGAAAGAGTAAGACAGATTAAAGAAAAAGCAATTAAGAGATTGAAACACAACTCTAGAAGCAAAATCTTGAAGTCTTATTTAGGAAAATAA
- a CDS encoding enoyl-ACP reductase FabI: MMYGLLKGKKGIIFGALNDQSIAWKVAERCHEEGAEFILSNAPIAMRMGEIDALAQKTNSEVIGADATSMEDLGKLFDAAIAKFGKIDFILHSIGMSVNVRKGKHYTDINYDWLEKGWDVSAVSFHKVMKTAWEKDCMNEWGSIVALTYIAAQRTFPDYNDMGDNKSYLESIARSFGYYWGEKKVRVNTISQSPTVTTAGSGVKGFGGFMGFAEDMSPLGNATALDCANYCVAMFSDLTRKVTMQNLYNDGGFSNTGVSQKVVDKYNGE, from the coding sequence ATTATGTACGGATTACTTAAAGGTAAAAAAGGAATTATTTTCGGTGCGCTTAATGATCAGTCTATCGCTTGGAAAGTAGCAGAACGTTGTCATGAAGAAGGTGCAGAATTTATCCTTTCAAACGCTCCTATAGCAATGAGAATGGGCGAAATAGATGCTTTAGCACAAAAAACTAATTCAGAGGTAATTGGCGCAGATGCTACTTCTATGGAAGATTTAGGAAAACTTTTTGATGCAGCTATCGCTAAATTTGGTAAAATAGATTTCATCCTTCACTCTATCGGAATGTCTGTAAACGTAAGAAAAGGCAAACATTATACAGATATTAACTATGATTGGTTAGAAAAAGGTTGGGATGTTTCTGCAGTTTCTTTCCACAAAGTAATGAAAACCGCTTGGGAAAAAGATTGTATGAATGAGTGGGGTTCTATTGTAGCACTTACTTATATCGCTGCACAAAGAACTTTCCCAGATTATAACGACATGGGAGACAACAAATCTTACCTAGAATCTATCGCGAGATCTTTTGGTTATTATTGGGGAGAGAAAAAAGTAAGAGTTAATACCATTTCTCAGTCTCCTACGGTAACTACAGCAGGATCTGGTGTAAAAGGTTTTGGAGGATTTATGGGATTTGCAGAAGATATGTCTCCTCTAGGAAACGCTACCGCACTAGATTGTGCTAATTATTGTGTAGCTATGTTCTCAGACCTTACCAGAAAAGTAACTATGCAAAACTTGTATAACGATGGTGGTTTCAGCAACACAGGAGTTTCTCAAAAAGTAGTAGATAAATACAACGGAGAATAA
- a CDS encoding M28 family metallopeptidase has translation MKKLILSIFLIPVVFSAQQTVSRDAEIANYVSQVSADSLKSHINKLVSFGTRHTMSSTTDSKKGIGAARNWVLSKFRNYAKNADGRMEVFLQNQTIQPDGKRINQPTDLGNAIAILRGTDPNDKRIFMIGGHLDSRVSDVMNNKDFAPGANDDGSGVGAVIESARVLSQSKFPATIVFVAFSGEEQGLLGAKMLAEKAKNENWQLEALLNNDMVGNNLSSETNLINANQLRVFSEGLPQFDLDKKAQGIRNLGLENDGEARQLARYIKEIGERYVDNLEVKLIYRNDRFLRGGDHTSFVNQGFSAVRLTEFNENYDHQHQDIRKENGKQFGDLPEFMDFEYFKKNVGVNVSVLANLAKSPSKPENVKMDVKELTNFTTIHWEKPKNGEVSGYYVLMRETDSSTWQKKFFTKENSMKLPYSKDNYFFAVQAVNSSGNESLIVIPSVR, from the coding sequence ATGAAAAAACTTATACTTTCAATTTTTTTAATTCCTGTTGTATTTTCTGCACAACAAACTGTTTCCAGAGATGCAGAAATTGCGAATTATGTGTCGCAAGTAAGCGCAGATTCTCTAAAATCTCATATCAATAAATTAGTAAGTTTTGGTACTCGTCATACCATGAGTTCTACAACTGATTCCAAAAAAGGAATCGGTGCTGCTAGAAATTGGGTGCTTTCTAAATTTAGAAATTATGCTAAAAATGCTGATGGAAGAATGGAAGTTTTTCTACAAAATCAAACCATTCAACCTGATGGAAAACGAATCAATCAGCCTACAGATTTAGGAAACGCTATTGCCATTTTACGTGGGACAGATCCCAATGATAAAAGAATTTTTATGATTGGCGGACACCTAGATTCCAGAGTTTCTGATGTGATGAATAACAAAGATTTCGCACCGGGAGCCAATGACGACGGAAGCGGAGTAGGAGCCGTAATAGAATCTGCTAGAGTTTTGAGCCAATCAAAATTCCCAGCAACCATTGTTTTTGTAGCGTTTTCTGGCGAAGAACAAGGTTTATTAGGTGCAAAAATGCTTGCAGAAAAGGCAAAAAATGAAAATTGGCAATTAGAAGCTTTGCTTAATAATGATATGGTAGGGAATAATCTTTCTAGTGAAACCAATTTAATTAATGCCAATCAGTTAAGAGTTTTTTCTGAAGGTTTACCACAATTTGATTTGGACAAAAAAGCTCAAGGAATTAGAAATTTAGGTTTAGAAAATGATGGCGAAGCCAGACAATTAGCAAGATATATTAAGGAAATTGGAGAGCGTTATGTGGACAATTTAGAAGTTAAATTAATCTACAGAAACGACAGATTTCTTCGTGGTGGTGATCATACTTCATTTGTGAATCAAGGTTTTTCAGCAGTAAGATTAACTGAATTTAATGAAAATTATGACCATCAACATCAAGATATCAGAAAAGAAAATGGTAAGCAATTTGGGGATTTACCAGAGTTTATGGATTTTGAATATTTCAAGAAAAATGTTGGCGTTAATGTTTCTGTTTTGGCAAATTTGGCAAAATCTCCTTCTAAACCAGAAAATGTGAAAATGGATGTAAAAGAATTGACCAATTTCACTACCATTCATTGGGAAAAACCAAAAAATGGAGAAGTTTCAGGTTACTACGTTCTCATGCGTGAAACCGATTCTTCTACTTGGCAAAAGAAATTTTTCACCAAAGAAAATTCTATGAAACTGCCTTATTCTAAAGATAATTATTTCTTTGCAGTACAAGCGGTAAACAGTTCAGGAAACGAAAGTCTCATCGTAATTCCGAGTGTAAGATAA
- a CDS encoding threonine aldolase family protein — protein MKYSFKNDYSEGCHPSILAALMRTNSSQQNGYGLDDYCVEAEKFILQKANAPHSKVHFVSGGTQANLLVISSILRPHESVVSATTGHIFTNEAGAIEATGHKVHGVETIDGKLTPELVQSVIEVHQNKPHQLKQKLVYISNSTEIGTIYKKNELENLSKFCKENGLYLFMDGARLGQALTAESNDLMLEDVAKFTDVFYLGGTKNGALLGEAIVINNPILQEEFGFHIKQKGAMLAKGRILGIQFQELLKEDLYWDLAKHANQQAMKIKQTFKEIGCDLLAETDTNQIFPILENLQIEKLSEQFDFYVWKKIDAQKSAIRIITSWATETEVVERFCQEISKLK, from the coding sequence ATGAAATATTCTTTTAAAAACGACTATTCAGAAGGTTGTCATCCCAGTATTTTAGCAGCGTTGATGCGCACCAATTCTTCTCAACAAAATGGTTATGGTTTAGATGATTATTGTGTAGAAGCAGAAAAATTCATTCTTCAAAAAGCAAATGCACCTCATTCCAAAGTTCATTTTGTAAGTGGAGGCACTCAAGCGAATTTATTGGTGATTTCATCAATTCTAAGACCTCACGAAAGTGTGGTTTCTGCAACTACTGGTCATATTTTTACCAACGAGGCAGGAGCCATAGAAGCAACAGGTCACAAAGTTCATGGTGTAGAAACCATAGATGGTAAATTGACTCCAGAACTTGTACAAAGTGTGATAGAGGTTCATCAAAATAAACCTCATCAACTGAAACAGAAATTGGTTTACATTTCTAATTCTACAGAAATTGGAACCATTTACAAAAAAAATGAATTAGAAAATCTTTCAAAATTCTGCAAAGAAAACGGTTTGTACCTCTTTATGGATGGTGCTAGATTAGGACAAGCACTTACTGCAGAGAGCAATGATTTAATGCTAGAAGATGTAGCGAAGTTTACAGATGTTTTTTATCTTGGCGGAACTAAAAACGGAGCTTTATTAGGAGAAGCTATTGTGATTAACAACCCAATTTTACAAGAAGAATTCGGGTTTCATATCAAGCAAAAAGGTGCAATGTTGGCAAAAGGAAGAATACTCGGTATTCAGTTTCAAGAGTTGTTAAAAGAAGACTTGTATTGGGATTTAGCAAAACATGCTAATCAACAAGCCATGAAAATTAAACAAACTTTCAAAGAAATTGGTTGCGATCTTTTGGCTGAAACGGATACCAACCAGATTTTCCCGATTTTAGAAAATTTACAAATTGAGAAACTTTCAGAGCAGTTTGATTTTTATGTTTGGAAGAAAATAGACGCGCAAAAATCTGCTATTAGAATTATCACGTCTTGGGCTACAGAAACTGAAGTGGTAGAACGTTTTTGTCAAGAAATTTCGAAATTAAAATAA
- a CDS encoding nucleoside-diphosphate kinase — protein MSGNITFTMIKPDAVADGHIGAILGKIAEAGFKFKALKLTQLTVADAKKFYEVHAERPFYGELVEFMSSGPIVAAVLEKENAVEDFRKLIGATNPAEAAEGTIRKMFARSVGENAVHGSDSDENALIEAQFHFSGREIF, from the coding sequence ATGTCAGGTAACATTACATTTACAATGATTAAGCCAGATGCGGTTGCAGATGGGCACATTGGAGCAATTTTAGGGAAAATTGCAGAAGCTGGATTTAAATTCAAAGCATTAAAATTAACTCAATTAACAGTTGCAGATGCTAAAAAATTCTATGAAGTACACGCAGAAAGACCTTTCTACGGAGAATTAGTAGAATTTATGTCTTCTGGACCAATTGTAGCTGCGGTTTTAGAAAAAGAAAATGCAGTAGAAGATTTCAGAAAACTAATCGGTGCTACCAATCCTGCTGAAGCTGCAGAAGGTACCATTAGAAAGATGTTTGCAAGAAGCGTAGGTGAAAATGCAGTTCACGGTTCAGATTCTGATGAAAATGCTCTAATTGAAGCGCAATTCCATTTTTCTGGAAGAGAAATTTTCTAA